The following are from one region of the Harpia harpyja isolate bHarHar1 chromosome 4, bHarHar1 primary haplotype, whole genome shotgun sequence genome:
- the WNT9B gene encoding protein Wnt-9b, whose protein sequence is MRSAAAFCRILLLLLLLPPPPAAAYFGLTGKEALTHFPSLGPSTNSAQGKVHVKQCDLLKLSRKQKRLCRREPGLAETLRDAIRLGIMECQYQFRSERWNCSLEGRTSLLKRGFKETAFLYAVSSAALTHSLARACSAGRMERCTCDDSPDLENRKAWQWGVCGDNLKYSTKFLKKFLGQKRIGKDLRAKVDIHNTNVGIKAVKNGLKTTCKCHGVSGSCAVRTCWKQLSPFHEIGRLLKLRYDDAVKVFSTTNDAVGHSELAGPQRQSHSSKHPASPRSTDLVYVEDSPSFCRPSKYSLGTAGRTCSREGNCDSMCCGRGYNTQSRLVTFSCHCQVQWCCYVECQQCMQEEVVYSCKQ, encoded by the exons cCTGACGGGGAAAGAAGCTCTGACCCACTTCCCATCCCTGGGACCCTCCACAAACTCTGCCCAGGGGAAGGTCCACGTGAAGCAGTGTGACTTGCTGAAGCTGTCCCGCAAGCAGAAGAGGCTGTGCCGGAGGGAGCCTGGCTTGGCAGAGACCTTGCGGGATGCCATCCGGCTTGGGATCATGGAGTGCCAGTACCAGTTTCGCAGCGAGCGCTGGAACTGCAGCCTGGAGGGACGGACCAGCCTGCTGAAGCGAG GTTTTAAGGAAACTGCCTTCCTCTACGCAGTGTCCTCTGCAGCTCTCACCCACTCCTTGGCCAGAGCGTGTAGTGCTGGGCGCATGGAGCGCTGCACTTGCGATGACTCCCCAGACCTGGAGAACCGCAAGGCCTGGCAATGGGGTGTTTGTGGAGACAACCTCAAATATAGCACCAAGTTCCTGAAAAAATTCTTGGGTCAGAAGAGGATTGGCAAAGACCTGCGGGCCAAGGTGGACATCCACAACACCAATGTTGGCATCAAG GCTGTGAAAAATGGTCTCAAAACCACATGCAAGTGCCATGGTGTCTCCGGCTCATGTGCTGTCCGGACGTGCTGGAAGCAGCTTTCACCTTTCCATGAGATTGGACGACTGCTGAAGCTGCGCTACGATGATGCCGTCAAGGTCTTCAGCACCACCAATGATGCTGTGGGACACTCAGAGCTGGCTGGCCCACAGAGACAAAGCCATTCCTCCAAGCACCCTGCTTCACCACGCTCTACTGACCTGGTGTATGTGGAAGACTCTCCCAGTTTCTGTCGTCCCAGCAAATACTCCCTGGGAACTGCTGGGAGGACCTGCTCTCGGGAAGGCAACTGTGACAGCATGTGCTGTGGACGAGGTTATAACACCCAGAGCCGGCTGGTTACCTTCTCTTGCCACTGCCAGGTGCAGTGGTGTTGCTATGTTGAGTGCCAACAGTGCATGCAGGAAGAGGTGGTCTACAGCTGCAAGCAGTAA